In Numida meleagris isolate 19003 breed g44 Domestic line chromosome 3, NumMel1.0, whole genome shotgun sequence, the following are encoded in one genomic region:
- the VTA1 gene encoding vacuolar protein sorting-associated protein VTA1 homolog isoform X2 — protein sequence MQTGMKIDSKTPECRKFLSKLMDQLEAMKKQFGDNEAITQEIVGSAHVENYALKMFLYADNEDRAGQFHKNMVKSFYTASLLIDVLTVFGELSEENVQHRKYARWKAAYIHNCLKNGETPQPGPIGMEGETFDLEREEAGSSSHQSGTNQPTSSSSTYESNNTPASNFTGIHVPPGAHAPANTPAEVPHNTGVTTNTVQPSPQNIPLVDPSLYSAQSAGEVRLTPEDFARAQKYCKYAGSALQYEDVSTAVQNLQKALKLLITGRE from the exons ATGCAAACAGGGATGAAGATTGATAGTAAAACCCCAGAATGCCGCAAATTTTTGTCTAAACTTATGGATCAGTTGGAAGCT atgaaaaaacaaTTTGGTGATAATGAAGCAATTACTCAGGAAATCGTTGGTTCTGCTCATGTGGAGAAttatgctttgaaaatgtttttatatgcAGACAACGAAGATAGAGCGGGGCAGTTTCATAA aaacaTGGTAAAGTCCTTTTACACTGCCAGTCTCCTGATAGATGTTCTGACAGTATTTGGGGAGCTCTCTGAAGAG AATGTTCAGCACAGAAAGTATGCCAGGTGGAAAGCAGCATACATCCATAACTGCTTGAAAAATGGAGAGACTCCTCAGCCTGGACCTATTGGAATGGAAGGAGAGACTTTTg ATcttgaaagagaagaagcagGATCATCTTCTCACCAGAGTGGAACAAATCAACCAACGTCATCATCATCTACATACGAATCTAACAACACACCAGCTAGTAATTTCACTGGCATACACGTACCACCAGGTGCCCATGCACCAGCCAATACTCCAGCTGAAGTACCTCATAACACAG GAGTCACAACTAATACCGTTCAACCTTCTCCTCAAAATATTCCTCTTGTAGATCCTTCCCTTTACAGTGCTCAGTCTGCAG GGGAAGTCCGTTTGACTCCAGAGGATTTTGCCAGAGCtcaaaaatactgcaaatatgCTGGCAGTGCTTTGCAATATGAAGACgtgagcactgctgtgcagaaTCTACAGAAGGCCCTCAAGTTACTGATTACGGGCAGAGAATAA